The genomic segment CTGGGAGGTAGTTCCGCTGGAGGGTGATGGGCTCTGATTCCGTGATCCGCCATGCGTCGTCGTCGGGAGCGGCCTGTGCGGGCGGTGGACCCAGCGGCCACGACGCGAGCAGTTCCGGCCCGCCGACGCGGGGCTGGTAGTCCCGGGAGACGAGCGCCGAATCGCTGTGTTCGACCGGGGACCGGCGAGCGAGCATCCGATTGGTGTCCCGGCGTTGCTCGACTGCCCGACTCCCGCCGCGGAGCCGTGGCCGTCCGCTCTCCCGTTCGGCGCTGTCTGTCCCGGGCGCGCCGTCTTCGCTGTTGTCGTCTCCGTCTGTCATATTCTGTGTTGCATCGGTCGTGTTGGTTCGGTCTGCGGCGATCAATCGTCCTCGATGCGGTCGGCCTGGTCGACGGCCTTTCCTTTCCGGCTCACCAGCCGACCGCCGTCACACGGGATCACCGCACCGGTGACGAACCCGGCCTCGGGGGACGCGAGGAAGGCGAGCAACGCAGCTACGTCGCTGGCCCGTCCCCAGCGACCGACGAGCGTCGCGGCGCGGTCGTCGACCTCCGGTGGGACCTGGTCGACTGCTTCCTCGATCGGGAGGTCGGGGTGGGCGTCGACGGCGGCCTGGTGGATCGGGCCGACCATCGCGGTGTTGACCGTGATGTCGGCGCCGGGCGCGGCCGACCACTCGCTGGCCAGACTCCGCGTGAGCCCGTCCAGCCCCGCCTTGGAGGCGGCGTAGGCGGCCGCTCCCGGGAGGGGCGAGCGGCTCTGGATCGCACCGACGTTGAGCACCCGCCCGTAGCCGCTCTCGCGCATGTGTGGGTACGCGTCACGGGCGAGCTGGAACGGACCGGTGAGGTTCGTCGCGAGGACGGATTCGAAGGTCGCCCGCTCCATCTCCGCGGCCCACTCGACGGTCAGGTCGGCCGCGTTGTTGACGACGATGTCGACGCTCCCGAACTCCGCGACGGTCCGCTCGACCAGCGTCTCGATGTCGTCGGCGTCGGTCAGATCGGTCCGGACGAACACCGCCGCACCACCGATCTCCTCGATCCGGTCGACGACTCGCCGTGCCGACGGCTTCGACCGCTGTGCGACGACGACGTTCGCGCCTTCCCGGGCGAACCGGACCGCCGTCCCCGTTCCGATCGTCCCGCCCCCGCCCGTGACGATCGCCGTGTGGCCGTCCAGCCGATCCGGGACGGCGTAGGTATCGGCAGGCATGGTTATCGGTCGAGGACCAGGCGGACGTGCATCGTCTGATCGGGGAAGTACGCGTGCCGGAAGTAGGTCGGCGACTGCGTGCCGTCCTCGGTGGTGACGCGGATCCGCAGTTCCATGCCGGCCGCGCTCCCGCTGCCGGAGTACTCTTCGATCCCGAACTGCCCGTCCCCGTCGGTGACCGTCTCGTTCCGGTTGATGACGTTCTCGATGCCGACGACGTTGACGAGGACGGTGGCGTTCGCGACCGGCGTCCCGTCGGCGGTGACGACGGTCCCCGTGAGCCGGTTCCCGTCGTTTTCTGCCATGTAGGCCGTCGCACCGGCCGAGGCGGCGAGGATGACCAGGACGACGACGGTAAAGCGGTTGAGCAGCAGCGTCCGGAGACTGAGTCCCTCGCGGACGAGCAGCGCCAACTGGGCGACCGGTTCGACGACGTACGCGACGAGTCGGCGGAGTGGACGATCCTGCATGGTTACTCCTTGATGCTCCCCATCACGGCGCTCTCGATGAACTGTTTTTGTAGCAACAGGAACAGCACGACCATCGGGACGACGGCCATGAGAGTGAACGCGTACATCAGCCCGTACCGGCCCTGGTTGTTGCCCTGGAAGGAGGCAAGCGCCTGCGTCAGCGTCATCAGTTCCTGCTCGTTGAGGATCAACAGCGGCCAGATGTAGGTGTTCCAGGCGAAGACGAACGCCAGGATGACGTTCGCGGCCAGCGCCGCCTTCGACAGCGGCCAGTAGATGCCGAAGATGATGTACAGTTCGGAGGCGCCGTCCAGCCGCGCGGACTCAATCATCGACTCCGGGACGGCGTCGAAACTCGTGTACAGGACGAAGATGTTGATGATGATGATCGCCAGCGGCAGGACGACACCGAAGCGGTTGTTCAGCAGGCCGAGTCGCTGTGAGACGAGGAAGGCCGGGATGATGACCGTCTGAGCCGGGATCATCATGTTGGCGACCAGGAAGCCCTGGACGAGTCGTCGGCCGCGGAAATCCAGCGTCAGGCCGTAGGCCGCAAGCGAGTTCAGGATCAGGTTCGCGCCGACGACGGTCACCGCGATGAAGGCGGTGTTGAAGAGGAAGGTCAGGAAGTCGACCTCGAACAGCACCTTCGAGAAGTTCGCCAGCGAGGGGTTCTCGATCCCGAGCGTCGGGACGCCGCCGTAGAGGTTCGCCGACGGCCACATCACTGAGATCTTGACCAGCCAGTACAGCGGGAACACGAAGGCCACGCCCATGATCGCCGCCAGCAGGAAGTAGCCGGTCCGAGTCAGCAGTTCCGTCCGGTCGGCGGCCCGCCAGAACGACACCCGTTCGCGGAGCAGGCCGATGTCCCGTCGGTTCAGGACCTCGTTGTCACGGCTCATCGGTACGACTCCCGTTGGACGAACCGGCCGACGGCGATCAGTGAGAGCATCAGCAGGAACAACACGACCGTCAACACGGCGGCGTAGCCGAAGTTCCCGTTCGTGAACGCCTGTCTGTACAGGTAGGTGATGAGGATCTCCGTCGCGTCGGCGGGGCCGCCGCCGGTCAGCACCCGGATCAGGTCGAACAGTTTGAACGAGAGGATCATCCCGACGAGGATACAGACCCCCATCGTCGGTTTGAGCAGGGGCAGCGTGATGTAGCGGAACCGCTGGCGGCGGTTCGCGCCGTCGATACGCGCGACCTCGTACACCTGCTGGGGGATCGTCTGGAGGCCCGCCAGGATGATGACCAGATACAGCCCGATGCTCTTCCAGATGTGGACGACGAACACCGACACCTTCGCCCAGGTGCCGTCGCCGAGCCAGGAGATGTTCGATTCGATGAGCCCCAGTTGGAGCAGGACGTGGTTCGCCACTCCTCCGCTGGTCTTGAAGATGTAGTTCCAGATGACGGCGATCCCGACCATCATCAGGATGTACGGGACGAAAAACAGCGACCGGAACCCGTCGCTGCCGACGAACTGCTGGTTCAAGAGGAGGGCGATCCCCAGCGCGAGCGCGATGCCGACCGGGATCGTCAACAGAAACAGGACGTTGTTGACGAGCGCGGTCACGAACACGTCGTCGGTCAGCAACCGCTGGTAGTTCTGGAGGCCGGCGAAGGAGGTCTCCCCGGTCCAGGACATCTCCTGGAAGGAGAGGAGGACCGTCCACAACAGCGGGATCGTCCGATAGAGCAGGAGCACGGCGATCGTCGGGACGAGGACGAGCCACGCGACGATCGATCGACGCCGCTGTTCGGAGAACAGCGTCGCTAGATCCGCCTCGCCGATACGCCGGCTGACTTCCGTGAGCATCCCGGATGACATCGTTCGGTGATGGAGTCCTCTACCTGGGAACTCAGTTCTCGATCGCCTGGTTGATCGCTTGCTCGGCGTCCGCTGCGGCCTGTTCGGGCGACTTCTCGCCGAGCGCGCAGGCCGAGACCATGTCCTTGTCGATGATGACCTCGATCTCGGCCGACGCGGGGATCGTCGGGGGCGCCCAGGCGTTGCTTCGGTTCTGGCTCCAGAGGTCGTACTGTTTGGCGAGGATCGGGTTGTTCGACCGGAACTCCTCGCTGTCGGCCAGGTCGCGGTGGGCGTTGAGGTTCGCGACGGGCCGGGTCGGGCCGGCGGTCGCGTTCTCCTTTTGCCACTTCTCGCTCAACACTACGTCGTTGATGAAGTGGAAGGCGGTCCGGACCTGCTCGGTGGGGTGGTACTCTTCGCTCGTGATCCCCCAGCCGTGAGCCGCGTAGACACCGGAGTTGCGCGGTCCCGGGCCGACACCGAGCGTGTCGACGTTGATCCAGTCGCCGTTGGCTTTGATTGTCCGGAGGTTGTTGAAGTGCGCGAAGTTCATCGCCGTGTTGCCGGCCGCGAACGTCTGGTTCGGGGCCGTCCACCGGCCGGTGAAGGAGGTCTCGGCGATGATGCCGTCCTGGGTGAGTTCCTGGATCCGCGAGAGGATCTCGACGGTCGTCTCGGTGTTGAGCGCCGCTGCGGTGTTGTCGTCGTTCAACAGGTCGACGCCTTCCGTCTGGAACAGCGGCCAGAAGTGGAACCCGAAGGTCAGCATCATCAGTCCCATCTCGGCGCTGGAGTTCGCGACCACTTCCTCGGCCACGTCGAAGTAGTCGAAGGTCGTGTAGGGGTTCTCCACGGTGGGCGGCTCGACGCCGGCCTCCTCGAAGAAGGACTTCCGGTAGCCGGTCCAGGTCGTCGAGTGGTAGAACGGAAGCCGGTACAGCGTCCCGTCGACGGAACTGAAGTTCAGGATCTGCTCGCCGAACTTCTCCTGGATCGCGTCCATCCCGCCTTCGACCTCCTCCTCGATGATCGGATCGAGGGGCGCGAACACGCCGGCGCTCGCGTACCGGGAGAAGATCCCCGCCTGAGTGTCGACCGCGTGTGGCGGGTTCCCCCCCTGAATTCGCGTCTGGAGGTACGACGGGAAGTCGCTGCCCGGCCTGTCGACCCAGTTCATCTCCACGCCTGAGTAGCGGTCGATGGCCGTGAAGTCGTCCA from the Haloarcula pelagica genome contains:
- a CDS encoding extracellular solute-binding protein; amino-acid sequence: MGEESDPTGLPSRLQRRKYLRALAAGAALPALAGCGGDGGDGGSDGGTGGNGGDGGSGGDGGSGGSGDGGSGDGSSGDTPAAPEFELSFLTWNIGYHENAINGWMDDFTAIDRYSGVEMNWVDRPGSDFPSYLQTRIQGGNPPHAVDTQAGIFSRYASAGVFAPLDPIIEEEVEGGMDAIQEKFGEQILNFSSVDGTLYRLPFYHSTTWTGYRKSFFEEAGVEPPTVENPYTTFDYFDVAEEVVANSSAEMGLMMLTFGFHFWPLFQTEGVDLLNDDNTAAALNTETTVEILSRIQELTQDGIIAETSFTGRWTAPNQTFAAGNTAMNFAHFNNLRTIKANGDWINVDTLGVGPGPRNSGVYAAHGWGITSEEYHPTEQVRTAFHFINDVVLSEKWQKENATAGPTRPVANLNAHRDLADSEEFRSNNPILAKQYDLWSQNRSNAWAPPTIPASAEIEVIIDKDMVSACALGEKSPEQAAADAEQAINQAIEN
- a CDS encoding carbohydrate ABC transporter permease, with protein sequence MSRDNEVLNRRDIGLLRERVSFWRAADRTELLTRTGYFLLAAIMGVAFVFPLYWLVKISVMWPSANLYGGVPTLGIENPSLANFSKVLFEVDFLTFLFNTAFIAVTVVGANLILNSLAAYGLTLDFRGRRLVQGFLVANMMIPAQTVIIPAFLVSQRLGLLNNRFGVVLPLAIIIINIFVLYTSFDAVPESMIESARLDGASELYIIFGIYWPLSKAALAANVILAFVFAWNTYIWPLLILNEQELMTLTQALASFQGNNQGRYGLMYAFTLMAVVPMVVLFLLLQKQFIESAVMGSIKE
- a CDS encoding SDR family NAD(P)-dependent oxidoreductase, which produces MPADTYAVPDRLDGHTAIVTGGGGTIGTGTAVRFAREGANVVVAQRSKPSARRVVDRIEEIGGAAVFVRTDLTDADDIETLVERTVAEFGSVDIVVNNAADLTVEWAAEMERATFESVLATNLTGPFQLARDAYPHMRESGYGRVLNVGAIQSRSPLPGAAAYAASKAGLDGLTRSLASEWSAAPGADITVNTAMVGPIHQAAVDAHPDLPIEEAVDQVPPEVDDRAATLVGRWGRASDVAALLAFLASPEAGFVTGAVIPCDGGRLVSRKGKAVDQADRIEDD
- a CDS encoding carbohydrate ABC transporter permease, translating into MSSGMLTEVSRRIGEADLATLFSEQRRRSIVAWLVLVPTIAVLLLYRTIPLLWTVLLSFQEMSWTGETSFAGLQNYQRLLTDDVFVTALVNNVLFLLTIPVGIALALGIALLLNQQFVGSDGFRSLFFVPYILMMVGIAVIWNYIFKTSGGVANHVLLQLGLIESNISWLGDGTWAKVSVFVVHIWKSIGLYLVIILAGLQTIPQQVYEVARIDGANRRQRFRYITLPLLKPTMGVCILVGMILSFKLFDLIRVLTGGGPADATEILITYLYRQAFTNGNFGYAAVLTVVLFLLMLSLIAVGRFVQRESYR